CTGGCACTAGCAAGCAGCAAGCTTACTCCACTTCAGCTAAATAATCATCTATCTCGGCCGGGGTTAGTACTCTGCAAAAAGCAAGCACAAGAGAATTAATCCAGTAACATGgtatttggaaaaaaagttataatcagAAAATCATTAAGGACTGAGAATGAATAGAGTCGAGTTAAAGAGGGGCAGCATCATATGTAGGtagagaaaacatcaacaagTACGTTTTTGCGGGGAGAAGGCAATTTAGGACAAAAAGGAAATATGTTGCCATTCTGAAATTAGCAATGACAAAGAAGCAGCATACATTTTCATTCAGGACTTTGCATGTTTATTAACAAATGATTTGAGAATAACCAGTCGTGTCTGTGGATTATATACcaatgtatataatatgtatgatcTGGAACTCCAATGAAGTTTGTGGTCTTGTCAACGGAACTATTTTAAGTGTTCCCATGGAAATAggtaactttatttatttattttattttatttttttataagtactaatatattttattgatatacaATAGGCACAGCctaagtacacatgaagtatatatGTGATTACACCTAGTTAGGCCTAAACTAGCAACGGTTACaaagaaatcatgaaagttgAGACTTTATTTAATAGCACAACAACCGAAGACATGGATAAGGCTAACATTGAAAGCCCCACCCAAGTATCTGAGAACAAAGTACCAACTCATCCCGAGGGTGCAAATGCAAGGGACAAGGAATTTTCCATGAGTGCACATCGGATAATTCAAGGGAAAGTTCCCTTAGTAAGATGGCccctaaaaattgtttgcacctaagagAACTCGACCTTagacctagagggagcataccaccaagaccaaagtctttaccacttgagaaatgatatttgcagtcgtgagtgcgtaAGTGTCACgcaatccttttgaaaaaagtgaataaatgcgagatccacatgaaaaaaaaaaaaactaattttttaatagtagaccccactctttttcaaaaagattgtgTGGCGCTTGcgtactccacgactgtatCTAGCAGTGCTCTTACCACTTAAGCCAACCCTAGGGGTTAAAACCAGCAGCTTGTCCTAACTAACTCATACAAACGTAAGCCATGTCACCATGTCAGAGCCTCAGAGTAAAACTATCTACAAGCATCATGAAGAAGGAATACAGCACTTACCTGAATTTTTTGTCAGTGCTGATTATTCCAATCTCAATGTTTTTGCTCGAAATTTGTCCTTCAAAACTGAACCAAAATACAAGCAACTAATTATGACACAAAAACAGTACcctgaaaacaaacaagcttTGACCAATGACCTCCTGAAAACTAATTTGTATATGTCCCGTCTACTTGGGCACTTGCctatttctatataaataaaattttgtttactgatCAAAAACAATATCTGTaataatttatcaataaatccgaattttaaaatttctcctTTTCTCTTACAAGATATATACTTTGATAAGTAAGATTGATAGACATTCACACATTtaattatacattttaaaactaaaattcaaTGGACCATTCCTCGCGGGAGTAAAACACCTAGCTTTacaattttatgttttagatGTCCGGTTTTGACTTTGAACCATCCTCagctaataaattaatttcatttagaAAAGTCAGCAGTTATTACCCCTCCTTCAGCGTCAAAATAGCCGTATGCACAGCATCATCAAGCTCCATATCATCAGTATACCTAAAAGGCAAGGGATTTATAGTCAACTTAATTGAAATCAAGTCATTCTTAAAAGAATCGGGATAGTGAACAAACAGTGGGGGGGGACAAATGTGACAGTTGAGTGAAACCATCAAACATTAGTTAGTTTACATTTCTCCCACAAACTCagaattactaaaaaaattatgatatttaacATTGGTAGAAATTAGGTGGGGTTGGTTGACAGTTGGGGAGAGAGTATGCTGGTTGcagagccaaaaaaaaaaaatgttggattaCTCGTAGGCATAGCACGGAGGATGATATAAACCCTACACTTGATCTTAGCCAAAAGGCCACCAAGGATCATATAAATCCTAAAGCCAATTTCGAACGGAGAACTTCAGATGACATATATGAGGTACTAATAAGCCCTCCTTTGTAGGTGCCAGAAATTTGGAGTTAAAATCTCAATTCAGTCCATCATAAAGTAAGATAGAAAGTGGACAGCCTTCATCCAGATTATGCAATTGATCgaaaaattataacatcacAAACTGAAGTCAAGTGAAAGAACTACCATTCCTTCGACCTCAGTTCATTGTTAATACTAAGAAAGAGCCACCaccatttttaaaatgtaagttgcAATAAAATCCTAATTCAATTACCTCTTCTCAAGGAATGTTTTTGCATTTGAGACATTCTTCCCCATTGCCGAAGCTTTCCATGAGAAATATGAACCTGAAGGATCCACCTaggataaaagtttaaaataagtGTCGGATGAcggtaaaatataaaataacgaccaatattttcataatcaaCTTGTATGCCAAAGTTATAGAAGAAAAtacatcatttttcttcataattaattttttctttcatcataaTTATACCCTGTTTGGTGCAACAAGATgagtgaatattttcaccattccAAGGTAGCCAGAACGAAAATGATACTGAATACCGGCACAATCAATTCAAACACGCCCGACCTCATGATAAACAGGGTATCGCATCCAGTCATTGgaaacattattattcatatcagTGAAATAAATTACCTGATACAATTGCGCTCCATTGTCATCAAACCCAGCAACCAGCAGAGATACCCCAAAAGGCCTTACACCActgccaagaaaaagaaagaaccaACCATattgaacttaaaaaaatgcaggaaaaataatagatatgCTTCCCTGGTACAGAGGCTAGAACAAATTTAGCTCAAGCTTATTAATTACACTTCCATTTCCCATAACAAATGCAAAGGCAGCTGTTGCCATGACATGAAGAACAAGAAAGTCAGCAATAGGGAAGTCAAATAACCGAACTTTTAATGCTAAACAATGGTAAAAAAAATGCAGGCTTTTCAAGCATTAGATTTCTAGCATTTTTCTAGGGGGAAAAACTCATATTGCCCAGTGCTTGCGTTATTTTCTTACCTCTTAAAAATAGGTAATTAAAACCTATGGTGTAAATGTTATGGCTAAAAATTCAGAAACCACAGGTTCTGGAAAAGAGTTAAGCGTCTACTCtataataaaggaaaaaaacacaTCTCCAACTTTGTGCTTATGCAGCGTCACTTCTTCATCCTATGTAGACAGCACAGAGCTCCCTAATTTTGGGATAATGCTTCCCAAATGGATAGCACCTAACCTCGTCTGCTAATGGTTAAAtacatttcataaaaaatcgCAGTGTTAAGTGGCCTAAGATTGGCCAATTAATTTTCAAGATTCCAAACACTAATGTATCTCTCTTTCAGATCAGTTCCAAAAATGATTGTAAACCATTTCATATCATAATAATGGTAATGTTGACTACCCAGACTGAGTGAACTCCTGCATAACAGCTGCAATTTCCCGTACAAGTTGCGTGACAGGAATTGGTTCCTACAATCATGACATTTGCACACAAGTTACAGTTTTTACAGCATACAAAAGCATGCAATTGAGTTAGTAAGATACACTAACAAGGAATCAAATTCTTCTACTACAAAATGTAAATTCATTTAGCAAAGGGCACGATAAAACAATGACAAAACTAAGTACCAACAAATGCTAGAATTACAACTACAACCATGACAACTACATTTTAAGGAAAATCTTCATGAACATGTCATCATGACCCAAACAAGATAAAAAGTGAATAAGGCCATtggaattaaaacaaaaacactatTTAAGCAGCATATACAAGTAAggaagtagatttttttttttttaaaaaaaagggaaaggaagccactgatgttttatgaaattgcATCATGATGATAACCATTTTTCATGtcattaacttattattattttttgataggtcATGTCATTAACTTATTTTAAACATACAGGagagaaaaaatgagagaaacgccatgaaaaacaaaacaaaacaaaaacaaaacaaaacaaaaacaaaaacaaatacctTATACAATCTATGATATTGTTCAGCCTGCTTCCTACTTTTTCGAACCAAAACTCGAAAATCTGGACCCATACCACTGCaggagaaaaataatttattgtgaAATTCAAACACTTTAAAAATAGGCAAGAAAATCCAAATAACATAAGAAAGGCTATACATGTAGGCTGCAAACAAGCACTTCAGTCTCAGGTAGAAGTGCCAAAAAAGTGTAGATACCTTTTTTGGGAGCCAAAATTTTCTAATCATGAAATCTcagtaatgataaaaaaaaaacagctcaGTTTTCCAGACTTCAACCTTCTTCTAGTTAACTAAATGTGTGTTCCCATTTTCCTTTATTGTATTTAGGTGGCCAACACAGATACTTCACCCTTTAGAGGTGTCCATGTCAGAAAATAATGCCAGATCAAGTTGTTGGGTGATCTGTAGGAGCCACAAAGCCAAACCCATGCTAGAATATGAAGTGATTAGGGTTTATATGTCATTTAACCAATCATCTAGCTCTAATCTGTAAATGATTTCGGCACTTTGGTAAGACTGAACACCAGTCTTTTTTTATACATCAAAAAAAGGTATTCAGTCTTACCATTTTAAAGAATGAATACCATTCTTAAGCAAAATAAACTTTCCCCTCGCAAATataaaacttgaaacataaaCTTTGTATTTGTTCttattgaataaataataaactaaagaaaattctGTGAAGCTTTTAACTAAGAGGCCatgttaaaagagaaaaaaccgAACGAGTTCCAAATTTACAACTAGCACTAGACATTTGACGCAACAAAACTGCCTTAACAAGAATACAAAAATTTAACCTTCAAAGTTACGAAAAGGGGCACAGAAGACAAACCTGTAAACAACCCCGATATTTGGTGTGAGAGACTGAATCTTTTGAACCTGGAACAAAACAAATCGCATATTATTGACAGCCAATTCCGAACTCCTCTCGCTCCATCAAACAATTAACAAGGGTGACACTAAAAGAAATATTGTACAGTTGACCTACTGAATTCATCCTAATTAGCAACGTGTGCGtcccattaaaaatataagtatcaTTGATCAAACGGTTGGGCCCCACAATTCATGGAGGTGCAAGTAATCAAATGCAGCAATCACATAACATTAAGCCATTAATGAAGCTACTCTTTTTAGAAAGAACGCAAAAAAAAGGTGCattaaatttgttattatatCAATCAAAGTGTTCCaagtgttttaaatttgaaaataattaaaaaacgaAAATTCATATAAGATTTAAGTTCATACTAAATGGTCTACAAGCTTATCACCATTCCTTTGAAGTGATATAAGCCCATGTCTATAATACCACAACCCATAGCCTAATATGAGAGCAAATACTAAACTGATGAGTGCCAAAACATccatatgaaaattataaatataaagagttaCTCACAGATGATTCATCGACCAAGATAGAAGGAAGTTTCTTCTCAGTCGCAATAACAACACCGTTAGCAGCTGCAATGACCacatataatcaataaatatttttcccgATAAGTAAAGCTACcaaatataatcaataaatacttttaagaaaattatttctcaGTTCTACAGTCAGCTGtttaaattcaacaaaataccTGGCAAAATTTGCAACTCACCGTACAATCTACGCCCTAATTTGAAATCTTTCTCAAAGTGATAACCAATAactatttgtttaaaatttcaaaatttccacCAATTCCATGCTTGGATATGACCAGAAATACCAAACCTTAGCAAAATGC
This genomic interval from Juglans regia cultivar Chandler chromosome 3, Walnut 2.0, whole genome shotgun sequence contains the following:
- the LOC109003583 gene encoding proteasome subunit alpha type-2-B, which translates into the protein MGDSQYSFSLTTFSPSGKLVQIEHALTAVGSGQTSLGIKAANGVVIATEKKLPSILVDESSVQKIQSLTPNIGVVYSGMGPDFRVLVRKSRKQAEQYHRLYKEPIPVTQLVREIAAVMQEFTQSGGVRPFGVSLLVAGFDDNGAQLYQVDPSGSYFSWKASAMGKNVSNAKTFLEKRYTDDMELDDAVHTAILTLKEGFEGQISSKNIEIGIISTDKKFRVLTPAEIDDYLAEVE